In Herbinix luporum, a single window of DNA contains:
- a CDS encoding phosphopantothenoylcysteine decarboxylase domain-containing protein, with protein sequence MKILVTAGDTYEPIDDVRKVTHMATGRLGSLIADEFAKQGAKVTFICGEHSIRPTLKMEKIIEIQGVVSLQKTLKDLLSHTQFDSLVHSMAVSDYTIRGLVTEDDLIKKFLKIIPYIKNISNQKEMFSYIKEAFSSALYNAEGKISSDYESLLVFMDRAPKVISCVKQMQPNTILVGFKLLSNVDEETLVAAAKEQMQLSGSDFVLANDLADIDGDNHKGLLISSKGIIDRPATKQDIAKSIVNHVTNCIGRD encoded by the coding sequence ATGAAAATACTTGTAACTGCCGGAGATACCTATGAACCCATTGATGATGTCCGTAAAGTAACCCATATGGCAACCGGCCGACTTGGAAGTTTAATTGCTGATGAATTTGCCAAACAGGGGGCGAAAGTAACCTTTATTTGCGGAGAGCACTCTATACGGCCAACTTTAAAGATGGAAAAAATTATAGAAATTCAAGGTGTAGTATCATTACAAAAAACTTTAAAAGACCTTTTGTCCCATACTCAGTTTGATAGCCTTGTTCATAGTATGGCTGTCAGTGATTATACAATACGAGGACTAGTGACAGAAGATGATCTTATAAAGAAATTTCTTAAAATTATCCCTTACATAAAAAACATCAGTAACCAAAAAGAAATGTTTTCATATATCAAAGAAGCATTTAGTAGTGCCTTGTATAATGCCGAGGGAAAAATCAGCTCCGATTATGAATCACTGCTTGTATTTATGGATAGAGCACCTAAAGTTATTTCTTGTGTAAAGCAAATGCAGCCAAATACCATACTGGTGGGCTTTAAATTATTATCTAATGTAGATGAAGAAACCTTAGTAGCAGCAGCTAAGGAGCAAATGCAATTATCCGGCAGTGATTTTGTACTGGCAAACGATCTTGCTGATATTGACGGTGATAATCATAAAGGGTTGCTTATTAGTTCCAAGGGTATTATAGATAGACCTGCAACAAAACAGGATATTGCAAAATCTATTGTAAATCATGTTACTAATTGCATAGGGAGGGATTAA
- a CDS encoding ribosomal protein L7/L12: protein MKERKIYILFSFIMLLMLTGCNKKNNLISKDFLMQIEETYSISGKGAVATGKILSGYISTNAVVDIVGLRDEAKSAKVGSIRISDKRKDTAKAGDTVSILLNNIEESDVERGQVLAAKGTISAHNTFYADLTFTANDSEDFFKNGKLDALCYFFTTDSTAILYYNYDDIDENGCVPVQAKMVAKLPMKVGTPFMVQVDGEEIAMGKVTAVDVDIDIDTVLEWNLENVNEEDSDEEGPFSFIGKGNVNITLVEVGDRKVNLIKDIREITGLEIKEAKKLVDEAPSLIIENITKEEAALIKEQLESQGATVEITNYDG from the coding sequence ATGAAAGAAAGGAAAATATACATACTGTTTTCATTTATAATGCTCTTAATGTTAACCGGATGTAATAAAAAAAATAATCTTATCAGTAAAGATTTTTTAATGCAAATAGAAGAAACTTATTCAATCTCAGGCAAAGGTGCCGTAGCTACAGGAAAAATCCTCTCCGGATATATATCGACCAATGCAGTGGTTGATATAGTCGGCCTAAGAGATGAAGCAAAAAGTGCCAAAGTTGGCAGTATAAGAATTTCAGATAAACGTAAAGATACCGCAAAAGCAGGTGATACGGTATCTATTCTTCTTAACAATATAGAAGAATCCGATGTGGAAAGAGGACAGGTGCTGGCAGCTAAAGGAACAATTTCCGCCCATAATACTTTTTATGCGGATTTGACTTTTACAGCAAATGATTCAGAGGATTTCTTTAAAAACGGTAAACTTGATGCACTTTGCTACTTCTTTACTACAGATTCAACAGCTATTTTATATTATAACTATGATGATATTGATGAAAATGGCTGTGTACCTGTACAGGCGAAAATGGTGGCAAAGCTACCTATGAAGGTGGGCACACCCTTTATGGTACAGGTGGATGGTGAAGAAATAGCAATGGGTAAGGTAACTGCCGTAGATGTAGACATTGATATTGATACTGTCCTAGAATGGAACTTAGAGAATGTTAATGAAGAAGATAGTGATGAAGAAGGTCCATTCTCTTTTATAGGTAAGGGAAATGTAAATATTACTCTTGTAGAAGTAGGTGATCGGAAAGTAAATCTTATTAAGGATATCCGTGAGATTACCGGTTTAGAAATTAAAGAGGCAAAAAAGCTTGTTGATGAAGCTCCTTCTCTTATCATAGAAAATATAACAAAAGAAGAGGCAGCACTTATCAAAGAACAGCTAGAAAGCCAAGGGGCTACTGTAGAAATAACAAATTATGATGGATAA
- the yidA gene encoding sugar-phosphatase: protein MYKLIAVDMDGTILNEKKEISKRCRENISKLKEMGKKIVLATGRPLRGIIPYIEMLDLLDDDNYVVTYNGALVQNTKGDKILYDKPLSLDSYKELYEVSKQLGVNIHALTESSVLTPKNNPYTGIESSINKIPVVEGPVEDVDTSTKIVKVMLIDDPKKLDSIIPLIPQWVKDKYSILRSAPIFLEFLDKSVNKGAGVSIIAKELGIKAEEVISVGDAGNDIAMIQYAGLGVAMANATEDVKAVADYITLSNEEDGVAHVIEKFML, encoded by the coding sequence ATGTACAAATTAATAGCAGTAGATATGGACGGTACAATCCTAAACGAAAAAAAGGAAATATCAAAAAGATGCCGTGAAAATATAAGCAAATTAAAGGAAATGGGTAAAAAAATTGTACTGGCTACCGGAAGACCCTTACGGGGTATAATTCCTTATATTGAGATGTTAGATTTGCTTGATGATGATAATTATGTGGTTACTTATAACGGAGCTTTAGTTCAAAATACCAAGGGAGATAAAATTCTATATGATAAGCCCTTATCCCTGGATTCCTATAAAGAGTTATATGAAGTAAGTAAACAGCTGGGGGTAAATATCCATGCCCTTACTGAAAGCAGCGTACTTACCCCAAAGAATAATCCATATACCGGAATAGAATCAAGCATAAATAAAATTCCTGTTGTTGAAGGCCCGGTAGAGGATGTGGATACTTCTACTAAAATTGTTAAGGTAATGTTGATAGATGACCCTAAAAAATTAGACAGTATTATTCCCCTTATTCCCCAATGGGTTAAGGATAAATACTCAATACTAAGAAGTGCCCCTATTTTCTTAGAATTTTTAGATAAGAGTGTTAATAAAGGAGCAGGGGTATCTATTATTGCCAAGGAGCTAGGTATAAAAGCGGAAGAAGTCATATCTGTAGGGGATGCCGGAAATGATATTGCAATGATACAATATGCAGGCTTGGGTGTGGCTATGGCCAATGCAACGGAGGATGTAAAAGCAGTAGCTGATTATATTACCTTATCAAATGAAGAGGATGGAGTAGCCCATGTTATAGAAAAATTTATGCTTTAA
- a CDS encoding LuxE/PaaK family acyltransferase, with amino-acid sequence MDYIKDLFKFGDLYNHEETDPLFIRAVKKNINFHRMHCKEYSKILNAKNYNPKDIRKISDLYKIPPIPTLYLKKHTMKSIADKKMLIKATSSGTKGKKSHIGFDGKALYYGFHMVMATAGYHKLLSPKPTNYIMLGYEPNKSNHTVVSKTALGATFFAPALKREYALKYIKGEYRLDIKGLKKALI; translated from the coding sequence ATGGATTACATAAAGGACTTATTTAAATTTGGAGACCTCTATAATCATGAGGAAACAGATCCGCTTTTTATAAGGGCTGTTAAGAAAAATATTAATTTTCATAGAATGCATTGTAAGGAATATTCGAAAATTCTTAATGCCAAGAATTATAATCCCAAGGATATACGAAAGATATCTGATTTGTATAAAATACCTCCTATACCCACATTATACCTAAAGAAGCATACCATGAAATCAATAGCTGATAAAAAGATGTTAATCAAGGCCACTTCTTCCGGAACCAAGGGAAAGAAAAGTCATATAGGTTTTGATGGCAAAGCTTTGTATTATGGTTTTCATATGGTTATGGCAACTGCCGGCTACCACAAGCTTCTATCCCCAAAGCCAACTAATTATATTATGCTAGGTTATGAGCCTAATAAGAGCAATCACACAGTTGTATCAAAAACAGCATTGGGGGCTACTTTTTTTGCCCCTGCCTTAAAGAGGGAGTATGCCCTAAAATATATAAAGGGAGAATACCGGCTTGATATAAAGGGTTTAAAAAAAGCTTTGATTTGA
- a CDS encoding AzlD domain-containing protein, with translation MNLKYAFISVILMAMVTYIPRVLPIVIFRKEIKSKYIKSFLHYVPFAVLGALTFPDIFYSTGNIATAICGTIVALFLAYKEKSLVVVAIGAILTVYLAGFIF, from the coding sequence ATGAATTTAAAATACGCCTTTATATCAGTTATTCTTATGGCAATGGTAACCTATATACCCAGGGTTCTTCCTATCGTAATATTTCGAAAAGAAATTAAATCTAAATATATAAAATCTTTTTTACATTACGTGCCCTTTGCAGTATTAGGAGCCTTAACCTTTCCCGATATTTTTTATTCCACGGGAAATATTGCCACAGCTATATGTGGCACAATTGTTGCACTTTTCTTGGCATATAAGGAAAAAAGCTTAGTTGTGGTTGCTATTGGAGCAATCCTTACAGTTTACCTTGCCGGATTTATATTTTAA
- a CDS encoding SanA/YdcF family protein: MFKASTNKGIKIVLVILVILGLLGTIGVFGINGYVKNSVKRYIISPEEAADLEEIDCILVLGAGVWGDRPTHMLEDRLRFAVDLYKMGASNRLLMSGDHGRKNYDEVNVMKGFAINEGVPSSDIFMDHAGFSTYESLYRAKEIFKADKIIIVTQKYHLYRALYVAEKLGIEAYGVASSPREYYGQSGRDAREVLARVKDFFYVIARPKPTYLGESIPVNGDGDITNDIRE; encoded by the coding sequence ATGTTTAAGGCCAGTACAAATAAAGGGATAAAAATAGTTTTAGTTATTTTAGTAATATTAGGATTACTTGGCACAATCGGAGTTTTTGGTATTAATGGATATGTAAAAAATTCTGTTAAAAGGTATATTATATCTCCGGAAGAAGCGGCTGATTTAGAAGAGATAGACTGTATCCTTGTATTAGGAGCAGGTGTGTGGGGGGATAGACCAACTCATATGTTGGAAGATCGTCTCAGATTTGCCGTAGATTTATATAAGATGGGGGCTTCTAATCGTTTACTAATGAGTGGAGACCATGGAAGAAAAAACTATGATGAAGTCAATGTTATGAAAGGATTTGCAATTAATGAGGGGGTTCCTTCTTCGGATATATTTATGGATCATGCAGGTTTTTCTACTTATGAGAGTCTGTATCGTGCAAAAGAAATATTTAAAGCAGATAAAATAATTATAGTTACACAAAAATATCATTTGTATAGGGCCTTGTATGTGGCTGAGAAGTTGGGAATAGAAGCCTATGGTGTAGCTTCAAGTCCACGGGAGTATTATGGACAAAGTGGACGGGATGCAAGGGAAGTTCTAGCACGGGTTAAGGATTTTTTCTATGTGATAGCTAGACCTAAGCCCACATATCTGGGGGAAAGCATACCGGTTAATGGAGATGGGGATATAACTAATGATATTAGGGAATAA
- a CDS encoding AzlC family ABC transporter permease — MKRRRKDDFKYGIKRGLPIALGYIPVSFTFGLMAVSGGIPVWMAVFISLSNLTSAGQFAGTNLIIGGAGYLEIILTTFIINIRYMLMSLSLTQKLDSSITFPKRFIIGYGITDEIFTVASVEETSLTFPYFIGLIIGPVLGWTSGTALGAIICSALPESLGSAMGIALYGMFIAIVLPVAKKSKPVIITVAISVIAICILKYIPIFKAISSGFRVIIATIIGAGISAFLFPIEENPGTEHKD; from the coding sequence ATGAAAAGAAGAAGAAAAGATGATTTTAAATATGGAATAAAACGGGGGCTGCCTATCGCCCTTGGATATATCCCCGTTTCATTTACTTTTGGGCTTATGGCTGTTTCAGGAGGAATCCCTGTCTGGATGGCTGTTTTTATTTCCTTATCTAATCTAACCTCTGCAGGACAGTTTGCAGGAACTAATCTGATTATAGGGGGAGCCGGTTATTTAGAAATTATATTAACAACATTTATTATTAACATCCGCTATATGTTAATGTCACTTTCATTGACCCAAAAGCTAGATAGCAGCATCACTTTCCCTAAACGGTTTATAATCGGTTACGGTATAACAGATGAGATATTTACTGTTGCCTCAGTGGAAGAAACCTCCCTTACATTTCCTTATTTTATCGGTCTTATAATAGGACCTGTCCTTGGTTGGACAAGCGGTACGGCTCTTGGGGCTATCATCTGTTCTGCCTTGCCGGAAAGTTTAGGGAGTGCCATGGGCATAGCATTATACGGAATGTTTATTGCTATTGTTCTTCCTGTAGCTAAAAAATCAAAACCTGTAATAATAACAGTTGCAATATCTGTAATAGCTATCTGTATTCTTAAATATATACCAATATTTAAGGCCATATCATCCGGTTTTCGTGTTATTATTGCAACTATTATCGGTGCCGGAATCTCAGCTTTTCTTTTTCCTATTGAAGAAAATCCCGGTACAGAACATAAAGATTAA
- a CDS encoding glycoside hydrolase family 9 protein has translation MIRKIRKKFLTKSIVSMVLILGLILSPMKMTGNLQTAQAEEKYNYAKALQLSMYFYDANMCGEGISGGALSWRGDCHTEDKQIPLKPQDDKGYGTNLSAAFISANKDVLDPDGDGYVDLCGGFHDAGDHVQFGLPQSYSGSTLGWGYYEFRQAYIDIGEQDHIENILRKFNDYFLKCTFRDKDGKVVAFAYQVGDGTSDHTYWGPPEFQTTPRPAWFATSETPASDQCAGAAASLAINYLNFKGTDPDYAEECLDTAIALYEFAKENRGLGFSGGFYNSSFDEDEMSWAAVWLNIATGDMSYIDDITSVTADGVYTGYLSRIIETTDSTWQNIWVHSWDTVWGGVFAKLAPITNDPEHWYFFRWNLEYWSDVPHEDPNDTTYMAATPAGFKVINTWGSARYNTAAQLCALVYNKYKPHQGFVDWCKSQMDYILGDNPMDRCYLVGYAENSAKHPHHRASHGSLTNSMEDPVEQKHVLWGALVGGPDGEDYHVDSTTDYVYNEVTIDYNAGFVGALAALYLIYGEGQEPDPTVPIYQVDEMPFFVHGKIEQENNERTQLTIEVTNDTSCPPRKISTLKARYFFNITEMIEKGQSIEDVSVQVMYDQTLVVDGSAVKISDPFVWDEEAGIYYIELDWSGISFHGSRELQIALVPAQDSSYKFNWDPTNDPSREGLSKTKSMTGNIPLYVDDALVYGNEPKKTASVDIKLTKPTSGTVYDYTSSQTPITLEAQVESTETKVTKVEFYADNEKIGEDTTAPYTMTYLPKQSGSAIKRIALTAKALTEDGISASSNVVNLIVKFEEGQDEAFISITSPTEGTVLDLGTGSKSVNVIVEGSGAIDAITDIEVFANGVKIGEANDSICNAIYTAPTDRSLYTDGFLDVEFTAKATLITGEVISCDSVSIRVKYSADIGSSDLKMEVDGLGSASTNTISRKFTLTNTGNKNIDLADVAIRYYFTKDVSANLAFYCDHSGLELNSAPWYESVSDGIVGQFFTMDKAVEGADTYLEISFDGVTKPLAPGKKIECEIRIANSSWANFNQENDYSYNEPNHILLLVNDFVVSGVAPK, from the coding sequence ATGATAAGAAAAATCCGTAAGAAATTCCTTACAAAATCTATCGTATCCATGGTATTAATCTTAGGCCTTATCTTATCACCTATGAAAATGACAGGTAATTTACAGACAGCTCAAGCAGAAGAAAAGTATAACTACGCAAAAGCCCTCCAACTATCCATGTATTTTTATGATGCCAATATGTGCGGAGAAGGTATTAGTGGGGGCGCTCTGTCCTGGCGTGGAGACTGCCACACCGAAGACAAGCAAATTCCCCTGAAACCTCAAGATGATAAGGGATATGGGACAAACCTATCCGCCGCTTTTATCTCTGCCAACAAGGATGTCTTAGATCCGGACGGTGACGGATATGTGGATTTATGTGGTGGCTTCCACGATGCCGGTGACCATGTTCAATTTGGTTTACCCCAAAGTTATTCCGGTTCAACCTTAGGATGGGGTTATTATGAATTTAGACAAGCTTACATTGACATTGGTGAACAAGATCATATTGAAAACATTTTAAGAAAATTTAATGATTACTTTTTAAAATGTACCTTTAGAGACAAAGATGGTAAAGTTGTAGCCTTTGCCTATCAAGTAGGTGACGGTACATCAGATCATACCTATTGGGGACCTCCTGAATTTCAGACAACTCCAAGACCTGCCTGGTTTGCCACATCTGAAACCCCTGCCAGCGATCAATGTGCAGGTGCCGCTGCTTCTTTAGCTATCAACTATCTGAATTTCAAAGGCACAGATCCCGATTATGCAGAAGAATGTCTAGATACTGCCATAGCCTTATATGAATTTGCAAAAGAAAACCGGGGACTTGGTTTTTCCGGAGGCTTCTATAACTCCAGCTTTGATGAAGATGAAATGTCATGGGCAGCTGTATGGTTAAATATCGCCACAGGGGATATGTCCTATATCGATGACATTACATCGGTTACAGCTGATGGAGTATATACTGGATATCTAAGTAGAATTATTGAAACCACTGACAGCACTTGGCAAAACATCTGGGTTCATTCTTGGGACACTGTTTGGGGCGGAGTATTCGCTAAATTAGCTCCGATTACCAACGACCCGGAACACTGGTACTTTTTCCGTTGGAACTTAGAATATTGGTCCGATGTACCCCATGAAGATCCCAATGATACTACATATATGGCAGCTACTCCCGCCGGCTTTAAGGTAATCAACACCTGGGGCTCAGCCCGGTATAATACAGCAGCACAATTATGCGCTCTGGTTTACAACAAATATAAACCACACCAGGGCTTTGTAGATTGGTGTAAGAGTCAAATGGACTATATCCTAGGTGACAATCCTATGGATCGTTGTTACCTGGTAGGTTATGCAGAAAACTCTGCTAAGCACCCTCATCATAGAGCTTCCCATGGATCTCTAACCAATAGCATGGAAGATCCTGTGGAACAAAAACATGTACTTTGGGGTGCTTTAGTAGGGGGACCGGACGGTGAAGACTATCATGTTGATTCAACCACCGATTACGTCTACAATGAAGTGACCATTGACTATAATGCCGGTTTTGTCGGTGCCTTAGCCGCCCTTTATCTAATATACGGAGAAGGCCAAGAACCGGATCCTACTGTTCCCATTTACCAGGTAGATGAAATGCCTTTCTTTGTACATGGAAAAATCGAACAAGAAAATAACGAGAGAACTCAACTTACCATAGAAGTAACCAATGATACCAGTTGTCCTCCGAGAAAAATCTCTACCCTTAAAGCAAGATATTTCTTTAATATTACAGAGATGATAGAAAAAGGACAATCCATAGAAGATGTTAGCGTTCAGGTTATGTATGATCAAACCTTGGTAGTTGACGGTTCTGCCGTTAAGATAAGTGATCCTTTTGTATGGGATGAGGAAGCAGGAATATACTATATAGAACTGGATTGGTCCGGTATTAGCTTCCATGGAAGCAGAGAACTTCAAATAGCTTTAGTACCGGCTCAGGACTCCTCTTACAAGTTCAACTGGGATCCTACCAATGACCCTAGTAGAGAAGGATTATCCAAGACCAAATCCATGACTGGCAATATTCCTCTTTATGTGGACGATGCTTTAGTGTATGGTAATGAGCCTAAAAAAACCGCCTCTGTGGATATAAAACTTACAAAACCTACTAGCGGAACAGTTTATGATTATACATCAAGTCAAACTCCAATTACTTTAGAAGCTCAGGTTGAGTCCACCGAAACAAAGGTTACTAAGGTGGAATTCTACGCCGACAATGAAAAAATTGGAGAAGATACTACTGCACCCTATACTATGACTTATCTACCAAAACAATCAGGAAGTGCAATTAAGAGAATTGCTTTGACTGCTAAAGCATTAACCGAAGATGGAATAAGCGCTAGCAGCAATGTTGTTAACCTTATAGTAAAATTTGAGGAAGGTCAGGATGAAGCATTCATTTCAATTACAAGTCCGACAGAGGGAACTGTACTTGACTTAGGTACCGGTAGCAAATCGGTAAATGTAATAGTTGAAGGTAGTGGTGCTATTGATGCCATTACAGATATAGAAGTATTTGCTAATGGAGTTAAAATAGGTGAAGCAAATGATAGCATATGTAATGCAATCTATACTGCTCCCACGGACAGAAGCTTATATACTGATGGTTTTCTTGATGTAGAATTTACTGCTAAAGCCACTTTAATTACCGGTGAAGTTATCAGCTGCGATTCGGTTTCAATAAGGGTAAAATATTCTGCCGATATAGGAAGCAGTGACCTGAAAATGGAGGTAGATGGTTTAGGTTCTGCAAGTACCAATACAATCAGTAGAAAGTTCACTCTAACCAACACCGGTAATAAAAATATTGATTTAGCAGATGTAGCCATCCGTTATTATTTTACTAAGGATGTAAGCGCTAATCTTGCCTTCTACTGTGACCATTCCGGACTTGAATTAAATAGCGCACCTTGGTATGAAAGTGTATCCGATGGAATAGTGGGACAATTTTTCACTATGGATAAGGCTGTGGAAGGGGCAGATACCTATTTAGAAATTTCCTTTGACGGAGTTACTAAGCCCCTTGCTCCCGGTAAAAAAATAGAATGCGAAATTCGAATAGCCAATAGCTCCTGGGCTAACTTTAATCAGGAAAATGACTATTCCTACAATGAACCTAACCATATTCTTCTTTTGGTAAACGATTTTGTAGTAAGCGGAGTTGCTCCAAAATAA
- a CDS encoding ECF transporter S component, whose translation MYTTDTSSIKTKQLVILSMFSAIIILMAATPIGFIHLGFVKATIIHIPVTVGSIILGPKMGAMLGFVFGASSLITNTISPVISSFVFSPLIPVPGTSSGSPWALLICFIPRILVGVIPWYVYRLLNKLVKDIRLNIISLAVAAVAGSATNTLLVTHLIYFLFKKEYAIARGVAENAVYKVITSIIIGNGIPEAVVAAIVTTLVCKTLFVVLNKNQ comes from the coding sequence ATGTATACCACCGATACAAGTTCTATTAAAACAAAACAGCTGGTGATATTATCTATGTTTAGCGCTATTATTATTCTTATGGCCGCTACCCCTATAGGATTTATCCATTTGGGCTTTGTTAAAGCCACAATTATACATATACCGGTTACTGTCGGTTCTATTATACTAGGACCAAAAATGGGAGCCATGCTTGGCTTTGTCTTTGGAGCAAGCAGTTTAATCACCAACACTATATCTCCTGTTATATCATCCTTTGTATTCTCTCCTTTAATTCCTGTACCCGGTACATCAAGCGGCAGTCCTTGGGCCTTATTAATATGCTTTATTCCAAGAATTTTAGTAGGTGTTATTCCCTGGTATGTATACCGGTTATTAAATAAATTAGTAAAAGATATCAGGCTTAACATTATTTCCTTGGCAGTAGCCGCCGTAGCAGGCTCTGCTACTAACACTCTCTTGGTAACTCATCTTATTTATTTTTTATTTAAGAAAGAGTATGCCATAGCACGGGGGGTTGCAGAAAATGCGGTTTACAAAGTTATTACATCAATTATTATAGGCAATGGTATTCCTGAAGCTGTGGTTGCTGCCATAGTTACAACCCTTGTTTGCAAAACTTTATTTGTAGTATTAAATAAGAATCAGTAA
- a CDS encoding TraX family protein, which yields MKRNSSVRYGFTSDKQGKGISGSTLKIIAIITMFLDHSAATIINKMLQIKGLDKIDPNDFERMKDFFAQNSSLIFSYGAFRIIGRLAFPIFCFLLIEGFQHTSNRWKYALRLFIFALISEIPFDLAFYNTFFEKSHQNVFFTLLIGLLVLQAFSLIDEKGKEKNWLPILAVAGAIAAGCTLTYTFSGIIKYEYSVLIIIAALLSLIMVILYLILSKRNQKWSIYFADILVLAVGMILAQILQTDYAGFGVLTIVIMYYFRNSYVKSVLAGAITLCFISIIELAALFNIFFVRAYKGERGLNLKYEFYFFYPLHLLALYLICYFI from the coding sequence ATGAAAAGGAATAGTTCGGTAAGATATGGATTTACCAGTGATAAACAGGGCAAGGGTATCAGTGGCAGCACCTTAAAAATTATTGCAATTATTACAATGTTTTTAGATCATTCAGCTGCCACAATAATAAATAAAATGTTACAGATAAAAGGGCTGGATAAAATAGACCCCAATGATTTTGAGAGGATGAAAGATTTTTTTGCCCAGAATTCTTCTTTGATATTCTCATATGGTGCATTTAGAATAATAGGTAGACTTGCTTTTCCTATATTTTGCTTTTTGCTAATAGAAGGATTTCAACATACCAGCAATCGGTGGAAGTATGCCCTTCGGCTTTTTATATTTGCATTAATATCTGAAATCCCATTTGATTTAGCTTTTTATAATACTTTCTTTGAGAAAAGCCATCAAAATGTATTCTTTACCCTATTAATTGGCCTGCTGGTATTGCAAGCATTCAGCTTGATAGATGAAAAGGGAAAGGAAAAGAATTGGCTGCCAATATTGGCTGTGGCAGGAGCAATAGCAGCCGGATGTACACTGACATATACATTTTCAGGCATAATCAAGTACGAATATAGTGTCTTAATAATTATAGCTGCCCTATTAAGTTTAATAATGGTAATACTCTACTTGATACTTAGTAAAAGAAATCAAAAGTGGAGTATATACTTTGCCGATATTCTGGTATTAGCAGTCGGCATGATCCTGGCTCAGATTCTTCAGACTGATTATGCAGGATTTGGGGTCCTTACCATAGTGATTATGTATTACTTTCGAAATTCCTATGTTAAATCAGTGTTGGCAGGAGCTATCACCTTATGTTTTATATCAATAATTGAGCTGGCAGCATTATTTAATATATTTTTTGTAAGAGCCTATAAGGGTGAACGTGGCCTTAATTTAAAATATGAATTTTATTTTTTCTATCCCCTTCATTTATTAGCATTATATCTGATTTGTTATTTTATTTAA